One window from the genome of Rhodanobacteraceae bacterium encodes:
- a CDS encoding phenylalanine 4-monooxygenase produces MEQPRRVESQLTDKGYVPVYTTTVVEQPWDDYTEAEHQTWATLFERQIALLPGRACDEFFDGLRQLGMNAHAIPRFADLNPILKERTGWQLIAVEGLLPEVAFFEHLANRRFPVTWWIRKPEQIDYISEPDLFHDLFGHVPLLLLPVFADYMQAYGEGGLKAARYGDEPLTELTRLYWYTVEFGLINTPAGLRIYGSGIASSKSESLYSLESAAPNRIGFELKRVMRTRYRIDTFQKTYFVIDSFEQLFRATVDPDFGPIYYDLKGAAAFPAGSVQPDDRVFQKGSGEGWPAEGDV; encoded by the coding sequence ATGGAGCAACCACGCCGGGTCGAGAGTCAGCTGACCGACAAGGGCTACGTGCCGGTCTACACGACCACTGTCGTCGAGCAGCCCTGGGATGACTACACCGAGGCCGAGCATCAGACCTGGGCGACGCTGTTCGAACGCCAGATCGCGCTGTTGCCGGGCCGCGCCTGCGACGAGTTCTTTGACGGTCTGCGCCAGTTGGGCATGAACGCGCATGCGATTCCACGCTTCGCCGATCTCAATCCCATTCTCAAGGAACGAACCGGCTGGCAGCTGATCGCGGTCGAGGGTCTGCTGCCGGAGGTGGCCTTCTTCGAACACCTGGCCAATCGCCGCTTCCCGGTCACCTGGTGGATACGCAAGCCGGAACAGATCGACTACATCAGCGAGCCGGATCTGTTCCACGACCTCTTTGGCCATGTGCCGCTGCTGCTGCTGCCGGTATTTGCCGACTACATGCAGGCCTACGGCGAGGGCGGCCTCAAGGCCGCGCGCTACGGCGACGAGCCGCTGACGGAGCTGACCCGGCTGTACTGGTACACCGTGGAGTTCGGCCTGATCAACACCCCGGCGGGCTTGCGCATCTACGGTTCGGGCATCGCATCCAGCAAGAGCGAAAGCCTGTACAGTCTGGAAAGCGCGGCCCCCAACCGCATCGGTTTCGAACTCAAGCGGGTCATGCGCACACGCTATCGCATCGACACCTTCCAGAAGACCTATTTCGTCATCGACAGCTTCGAGCAGCTGTTCCGGGCCACCGTGGATCCCGATTTCGGACCGATCTACTACGATCTCAAGGGCGCCGCGGCTTTCCCCGCTGGCAGCGTGCAGCCGGATGATCGGGTGTTCCAGAAAGGCTCGGGCGAGGGCTGGCCTGCCGAGGGTGACGTCTGA
- the aceK gene encoding bifunctional isocitrate dehydrogenase kinase/phosphatase produces MRDAFADYNARFRAISQRAKRRFERREWTAARLDAIERIELYDVCVAETSRRLEAELGERVGDKGLWSRVRDRYAELISPLLDQELNKTFFNTLTRRFFKTRGVDPSSEFVALDIEPTDRLTHPVPRLNYSATRSPEELFQRLLEDFHFDVPFADIGTSAQRISTSVAEQLPRWDGTPMVRAVEMLETVFYRERRAYLVGRIFGEREFAPLVIALVHEDAGLRADAVMVQRDDVSALFGVTRSYFQADLETVGDAVVFLRTLLPKKPVNEIYTVLGRAKQGKTERYRHFYRHFEASDEALTLAEGEKGLVMAVFTLPSYPLVFKIIRDRFAPSKLMTRQDVIDKYQLVFKHDRAGRLIDAQEFRFLRFPRRRFSPELLEELLDSCRSSVIEDGEDLILTHMYVERRLRPLNLFLKESPPELVERAVIDYGLAIKDLAASNIFPGDLLLKNFGVTRHGRVIFYDYDELCLVTECRFRELPAARDDDEEMHHGAWYFVGDDDVFPEQFTEFLGLPRRFREVLIARHGEIFTVPWWHGVQDKLNAGHFFDISPYREEVRLG; encoded by the coding sequence CTGCGCGACGCCTTCGCTGACTACAACGCCCGCTTCCGCGCCATCTCCCAGCGCGCCAAGCGCCGCTTTGAGCGCCGCGAGTGGACGGCCGCTCGACTCGACGCCATCGAGCGCATCGAGCTCTACGATGTCTGCGTGGCCGAGACCTCGCGGCGCCTGGAAGCCGAGCTCGGCGAGCGCGTCGGTGACAAGGGCTTGTGGTCACGCGTGCGCGATCGCTACGCCGAGCTGATCTCGCCGCTGCTGGATCAGGAGCTCAACAAGACCTTCTTCAACACCCTGACCCGGCGCTTTTTCAAGACCCGCGGCGTTGACCCGTCCAGCGAATTCGTGGCGCTCGACATCGAACCCACCGACCGGCTCACCCACCCGGTGCCGCGCCTGAACTACAGCGCTACGCGTTCGCCCGAGGAGCTGTTCCAGCGCCTGCTGGAAGATTTCCATTTCGACGTGCCCTTCGCCGATATCGGTACCTCGGCCCAGCGGATTTCGACATCGGTGGCCGAACAGCTGCCACGTTGGGACGGGACGCCCATGGTGCGGGCCGTGGAGATGCTGGAAACCGTGTTCTACCGCGAGCGCCGCGCCTATCTGGTAGGTCGCATCTTCGGCGAGCGCGAGTTCGCGCCGCTGGTCATCGCGCTGGTGCACGAGGACGCCGGGCTTCGCGCAGATGCGGTGATGGTGCAGCGCGACGATGTCTCGGCGCTGTTCGGCGTGACCCGGAGCTATTTCCAGGCCGATCTGGAGACCGTGGGCGATGCCGTGGTGTTCCTGCGCACGCTGCTGCCGAAGAAGCCGGTCAACGAGATCTACACGGTGCTCGGGCGTGCCAAGCAGGGCAAGACCGAACGCTACCGGCATTTCTATCGGCACTTCGAAGCCAGTGACGAGGCGCTGACCCTGGCCGAGGGCGAGAAGGGTCTGGTCATGGCGGTGTTCACGCTGCCGAGCTATCCGCTGGTGTTCAAGATCATCCGTGACCGTTTTGCGCCATCCAAGCTGATGACCCGTCAGGATGTCATCGACAAGTACCAGCTGGTGTTCAAGCACGACCGCGCCGGGCGCTTGATCGATGCTCAGGAATTCCGCTTCCTGCGCTTCCCGCGCCGGCGTTTTTCCCCAGAGCTGCTGGAGGAACTGCTGGACAGCTGTCGCAGCAGCGTGATCGAGGACGGCGAAGATCTGATCCTGACCCATATGTATGTGGAGCGCCGGCTGCGACCGCTGAACCTGTTCCTCAAGGAATCGCCGCCGGAACTGGTGGAGCGCGCCGTCATCGACTACGGCCTGGCGATCAAGGATCTGGCCGCCAGCAACATCTTCCCAGGCGATCTGCTGCTGAAGAACTTTGGCGTCACCCGCCATGGCCGGGTGATCTTCTACGACTACGACGAGCTCTGCCTGGTCACCGAGTGCCGATTCCGCGAATTGCCCGCCGCCCGCGACGATGACGAGGAAATGCACCACGGTGCCTGGTATTTCGTCGGCGACGATGATGTGTTTCCAGAGCAGTTCACCGAATTCCTCGGCCTGCCCAGGCGTTTCCGCGAAGTCCTGATCGCTCGCCACGGCGAGATCTTCACCGTGCCCTGGTGGCATGGCGTGCAGGACAAGCTCAACGCCGGACACTTCTTCGATATCTCGCCGTATCGGGAGGAAGTGCGGCTGGGGTAG
- a CDS encoding CSLREA domain-containing protein, producing the protein MSHRSMRCLVVGLVALMPTLAMAGSVPSNDDWANRIQINPATLQLPGGFSDSQPDIALATTEGTDPILACKNGDTQQRGNTVWYGLNFASPGQNFHVNLSALGYDDIVAIYTGTPGNFRPVVGACNDDGASGFAAALAGVRLEGNVDYSIVVARPAQNPNPASLSFNIRSAPVYTVTKTADTLDGQCDADCSLREAISAANAAPGAVVIPAGDYALTRTGNDNGNVNGDLDLTTGMAVYGAGRDSTRVFGNGAERVFDLDPGNTLGHTYAFKDLSVRNGVAGFTFGGGINASSGATPGNEHLAVQRVELSNNSTQLSGGGLRANGPTVVIDSVISGNTAASDGGGLSFGGDANTRVDVAFSTINGNSSTSGFSGGGGGIASTSNTFIYNSTVSGNQARFNGGGVLSTTASGRINLINVTLADNRADSDGNAAGVGGGLRMEGNFGLVQNSAFAGNLVGNGSTVDDCSNSASLTNINLASNHLEAPSSSCGFSSGSGDVLGVPAGLAALADNGGGTRTHLPQAGSPLIDSGSDLLCLGSDQRGIARPQDGDNSGTAQCDKGAVEVELSIPDSVFANGFE; encoded by the coding sequence ATGAGTCATCGATCAATGCGGTGTCTGGTCGTGGGTCTGGTCGCCCTGATGCCGACACTGGCCATGGCTGGAAGCGTCCCGTCCAACGACGACTGGGCCAATCGGATCCAGATCAATCCCGCCACGCTGCAGCTGCCGGGCGGATTCAGCGACAGCCAGCCGGACATTGCGCTGGCCACGACCGAGGGCACCGATCCTATCCTCGCCTGCAAGAACGGCGACACCCAGCAACGCGGCAACACGGTCTGGTACGGATTGAATTTCGCGAGCCCGGGGCAGAATTTCCACGTCAACCTGAGCGCGCTCGGCTATGACGATATCGTCGCCATCTACACGGGCACGCCTGGCAACTTCCGGCCGGTGGTGGGTGCCTGCAACGACGACGGTGCCAGCGGTTTTGCTGCGGCACTGGCCGGCGTGCGCCTGGAAGGCAACGTCGACTACTCGATCGTGGTCGCACGTCCGGCCCAGAACCCCAATCCTGCGAGCCTCAGCTTCAACATCCGCTCGGCGCCCGTCTACACGGTCACCAAGACGGCGGATACGCTGGACGGCCAATGTGATGCCGACTGCTCGCTGCGCGAGGCGATCAGCGCCGCCAATGCCGCACCCGGTGCCGTGGTCATTCCGGCGGGCGACTATGCACTGACCCGCACCGGCAACGACAATGGCAACGTCAATGGCGACCTCGATCTGACCACCGGCATGGCCGTCTACGGCGCCGGTCGTGACAGCACGCGCGTGTTCGGCAATGGCGCCGAGCGGGTCTTTGATCTGGATCCGGGCAATACCCTCGGGCACACCTATGCCTTCAAGGATCTGTCGGTGCGCAACGGTGTCGCCGGCTTCACGTTTGGCGGCGGTATCAACGCCAGTTCCGGTGCCACACCGGGCAACGAGCATCTGGCCGTGCAGCGGGTGGAGCTCAGCAACAACAGCACGCAGTTGTCGGGTGGTGGCCTGCGCGCGAACGGGCCCACGGTGGTGATCGATTCGGTCATCAGCGGCAACACCGCGGCCAGCGATGGTGGCGGCCTGTCCTTTGGCGGCGACGCCAACACCCGCGTCGATGTGGCCTTCAGCACCATCAACGGCAACAGCTCGACCTCGGGCTTCTCCGGCGGCGGGGGCGGTATCGCCTCGACCTCGAACACCTTCATCTACAACAGCACGGTTTCCGGCAACCAGGCGCGCTTCAATGGCGGCGGCGTGCTCTCGACCACCGCCAGCGGCCGCATCAACCTGATCAACGTGACCCTGGCCGACAACCGCGCCGACAGCGACGGCAACGCCGCGGGCGTCGGCGGCGGCCTGCGCATGGAGGGCAATTTCGGACTGGTCCAGAACAGCGCCTTTGCCGGCAATCTGGTCGGCAATGGCAGCACGGTCGATGACTGCAGCAACAGCGCCTCGCTGACCAACATCAACCTGGCCTCCAATCATCTGGAGGCGCCCAGCTCCAGCTGCGGATTCAGCAGCGGCAGCGGCGATGTGCTCGGTGTGCCGGCGGGACTGGCGGCCCTGGCCGACAACGGCGGCGGCACCCGCACCCATCTGCCGCAGGCAGGTAGCCCATTGATCGACAGTGGCTCGGACCTGCTTTGCCTCGGCAGCGATCAGCGCGGCATCGCTCGCCCGCAGGACGGCGACAACAGCGGCACGGCCCAGTGCGACAAGGGTGCGGTGGAGGTTGAACTGTCGATACCGGACAGCGTGTTCGCCAACGGCTTCGAATAA
- a CDS encoding cytochrome c, giving the protein MLMRKPLFVLLALALGGAALANDVVNERLPKQGNQAGEAAFLANCAACHQPTGVGLPGAFPPLAGSDFLKNNDQTKVLSSILQGITGKLVVNGVEYNNVMPAMSHLADADIANIVTYVYASWGNPGHVISSADVTAARKTLAVSTDPAQGSRHPGTKEGENEVSGHRLGGAYRRHRDGAQPRRATDQQT; this is encoded by the coding sequence ATGTTGATGCGCAAACCCCTTTTTGTATTGCTGGCGCTGGCCCTGGGTGGCGCAGCACTGGCCAATGATGTGGTCAATGAGCGTTTGCCCAAACAAGGCAACCAGGCCGGTGAGGCGGCCTTTCTCGCCAATTGTGCCGCCTGCCACCAGCCCACCGGCGTCGGCCTGCCCGGGGCCTTTCCGCCGCTGGCCGGCTCCGATTTCCTGAAGAACAACGACCAGACCAAGGTGCTGTCCTCGATCCTGCAGGGCATCACCGGCAAGCTGGTGGTCAATGGCGTCGAGTACAACAACGTGATGCCAGCCATGAGTCATCTGGCTGATGCCGATATCGCCAACATCGTCACCTACGTCTATGCCAGCTGGGGCAATCCGGGCCACGTCATATCAAGCGCCGACGTGACAGCGGCGCGCAAGACCCTTGCGGTGTCAACCGATCCCGCGCAGGGCTCGCGCCATCCCGGCACCAAGGAAGGCGAGAATGAAGTATCAGGCCACCGCCTCGGCGGTGCCTACCGAAGGCATCGAGATGGTGCTCAACCCCGACGCGCCACCGATCAGCAAACCTGA
- a CDS encoding SDR family NAD(P)-dependent oxidoreductase, whose amino-acid sequence MAELDRVDRLLLDLLQRDARRTNVQLAEALSLSPSACLRRVQRLERAGVIRGYRAVLDPAALGRGLSAFVRVQLERHDAEHVQRFTELVGSWDAVLDAHCWPGLSLHGGGHRPRPSQRIMGGHRSRPFQRFHHGRARVVDGARGARWCTGHRGARDINSSFVFGPLWVQTCEALCLLLEKRPDVWTYNNPSPLPVPRAPFALHSIPRDNGGQPATRSHSMHVLITGANRGLGLEFTRQLLARGDRVVATARHPARCAELNHLCGDYPGHLHVLPLDVGNPHSIAELARELVLVTPSLDLVIANAGVNISGEHFGQLKAEDLERSFAVNAVGPVLLAQALTEALAAGKQPRMVYISSVLGSISARDSFYVPSYCISKAALNMAMRQLSYPLGERGICSVAVHPGWVQTDMGGAKAPLTPEQSVRDVLGLIDGLTQDDNGRFFSHEGKELAW is encoded by the coding sequence ATGGCTGAACTCGATCGTGTCGATCGTTTGCTGCTGGATCTGCTCCAGCGCGATGCCCGGCGCACCAATGTGCAACTGGCCGAGGCGCTATCGCTGTCGCCCTCTGCCTGCCTCCGACGGGTGCAGCGGCTGGAGCGTGCCGGCGTCATCCGCGGCTATCGCGCAGTGCTCGATCCAGCCGCACTCGGTCGCGGCCTCAGCGCCTTCGTGCGGGTGCAACTGGAGCGCCACGACGCCGAACACGTGCAGCGTTTCACCGAGCTGGTCGGCAGCTGGGACGCGGTGCTGGACGCGCACTGCTGGCCTGGACTATCACTGCACGGCGGCGGTCACCGACCTCGCCCATCTCAACGCATCATGGGCGGTCACCGATCTCGCCCATTTCAACGATTTCATCATGGGCGAGCGCGAGTTGTAGACGGGGCACGGGGGGCACGGTGGTGCACGGGGCACAGGGGGGCGCGGGACATCAACAGCAGTTTCGTCTTTGGCCCTTTGTGGGTCCAGACTTGCGAGGCGCTTTGCTTGCTGCTGGAAAAGCGTCCAGACGTCTGGACGTACAACAACCCAAGCCCGCTCCCCGTGCCCCGTGCCCCTTTCGCCCTGCACTCCATTCCGCGCGACAATGGCGGCCAACCCGCAACCAGGAGCCACTCCATGCATGTCCTGATCACCGGCGCCAATCGCGGCCTGGGATTGGAGTTCACCCGACAACTGCTGGCGCGCGGCGATCGCGTGGTAGCCACTGCCCGGCATCCGGCGCGCTGCGCCGAGCTCAACCATCTGTGCGGCGACTATCCCGGGCATCTGCACGTGTTGCCGCTGGACGTCGGCAACCCGCACTCCATCGCCGAACTGGCGCGCGAACTGGTGCTGGTCACACCCTCACTGGATCTGGTGATCGCCAATGCCGGGGTCAACATCAGCGGGGAGCACTTCGGTCAGCTCAAGGCCGAGGATCTGGAACGCAGTTTCGCGGTCAACGCGGTGGGTCCGGTGCTGCTGGCGCAGGCGCTGACCGAGGCGCTGGCGGCCGGCAAGCAGCCGCGGATGGTCTACATCAGCTCGGTGCTGGGTTCGATCTCTGCGCGGGACAGCTTCTACGTGCCGAGCTATTGCATCAGCAAGGCCGCCCTGAACATGGCCATGCGCCAGTTGTCTTATCCATTGGGCGAACGTGGCATCTGCAGCGTGGCGGTACATCCGGGCTGGGTGCAGACCGATATGGGCGGCGCCAAGGCGCCGCTGACGCCGGAACAATCCGTGCGTGATGTGCTTGGCCTGATTGACGGTCTCACGCAGGACGACAACGGGCGCTTCTTCAGCCACGAGGGCAAAGAGCTGGCCTGGTAG
- the dprA gene encoding DNA-protecting protein DprA has protein sequence MGAASVTRPGLDDSQLYWLTLYRAYGCGSVGSLRALESAGGDIRLAVERVASAALGAAAIDRARTDAQLDQQWLNDTGACVLSIRDPRYPPLLQRLAGAPFLLFVRGDADALWTPQLAIVGSRQGTAGGLATARDFAATFVSRGFAVVSGLAAGIDAAAHQGAIDAGGTTVAVLGTGLDRIYPARNADLARAIALHGALVTEFPPRTPARKENFPRRNRVISGLSLGTLVVEASLGSGSLITARVAAEQGREVFAIPGSIHNPLAKGCHQLIRDGVKLVETAQEVIDELQPLVREWADTLGPLEVRAAPSESSGRPAPNLDDADYQALRKALGHDPVALDALVERTGLTVPVLSSMLLRMELEGEVVANPGGTYSRCAG, from the coding sequence ATGGGCGCTGCTTCTGTGACCCGACCCGGCTTGGACGATTCCCAACTCTATTGGCTGACGCTCTACAGGGCCTATGGCTGCGGCAGTGTCGGCAGTCTGCGAGCGCTGGAGAGTGCGGGCGGCGATATCCGGCTGGCGGTCGAGCGCGTGGCTTCGGCTGCTTTGGGCGCGGCGGCCATCGACCGCGCCCGCACTGATGCCCAGCTTGATCAGCAATGGCTGAATGACACGGGCGCCTGCGTGCTCAGCATTCGCGATCCGCGTTATCCGCCGCTCTTGCAAAGGCTTGCCGGCGCTCCTTTCCTGCTGTTCGTGCGCGGCGACGCCGACGCCCTGTGGACGCCGCAACTGGCAATTGTCGGCAGCCGTCAAGGCACCGCCGGTGGTTTGGCCACTGCGCGCGATTTTGCCGCCACCTTTGTCAGCCGTGGCTTTGCCGTGGTCAGTGGCCTCGCGGCCGGGATCGACGCCGCCGCGCATCAGGGCGCCATCGATGCTGGCGGCACCACCGTGGCCGTGCTCGGCACGGGCCTGGACCGCATCTACCCGGCCCGCAACGCCGATCTGGCGCGGGCGATCGCCCTGCACGGCGCGCTGGTCACCGAATTTCCGCCGCGCACGCCGGCGCGCAAGGAGAACTTCCCGCGTCGCAACCGGGTCATCAGCGGTTTGTCCCTGGGCACGCTGGTGGTGGAGGCCAGCCTGGGCAGTGGCTCGCTGATCACGGCGCGAGTGGCCGCCGAGCAGGGCCGGGAAGTCTTCGCCATCCCCGGATCGATCCACAATCCCTTGGCCAAGGGCTGTCATCAGTTGATCCGTGACGGCGTCAAGCTGGTGGAAACCGCCCAGGAAGTCATCGACGAACTGCAGCCGCTGGTGCGGGAATGGGCCGACACGCTGGGGCCACTCGAGGTCAGGGCAGCCCCGAGCGAATCCTCGGGAAGGCCGGCACCAAACCTGGACGATGCGGACTATCAGGCACTGCGCAAGGCGCTGGGACATGACCCGGTGGCGCTGGATGCCCTGGTCGAGCGCACTGGATTGACCGTCCCGGTGCTTTCCAGCATGCTGCTGCGCATGGAGTTGGAGGGGGAAGTCGTAGCCAATCCCGGCGGCACCTACAGCCGCTGCGCCGGATGA
- a CDS encoding LysM peptidoglycan-binding domain-containing protein, whose product MLKKALSVVAALLVAATVYAAGPELRADHPDTYVVKKGDTLWDISGRFLKSPWYWPEIWQANPQIDNPHLIYPGDVISLVYIDGQPRLMVNGAPPGEPAPDIGPRMREVDDAQAIPPLPLSSIRSFLSRPRVLSQEDYENAPYIVANEEAHILTTDQQLVYGRRFNDGLETGQQYIIARPTLVYRSVPDGWLWQKDKRRSKTNTWEAADQYRSNWREWIANRGEDVLGYEVEEVGNATVTRVGDPATLYVTYGDREIRRGDLLLPVEESPLPMNFYPHAPASVPADARVIGISGDYDHAGPSDVLAISAGAREGVEVGEVYSIYQPGETVQDETSYPKGTLREFFNPRDKKVTLPDEFVGHVMIFRTFDRISYGLVMNGVRPVNLGAVLKEPTEL is encoded by the coding sequence ACACTTATGTCGTGAAGAAGGGCGATACGCTGTGGGACATCTCCGGACGCTTTCTGAAGAGTCCGTGGTACTGGCCGGAGATCTGGCAAGCCAATCCACAGATCGACAATCCACACCTGATCTACCCGGGTGATGTGATCAGTCTGGTCTATATCGACGGTCAGCCACGGCTGATGGTCAATGGCGCGCCTCCGGGTGAGCCTGCGCCAGACATCGGGCCGAGGATGCGCGAAGTTGACGACGCGCAAGCCATTCCGCCGCTGCCGCTGTCTTCGATTCGCAGTTTCCTCTCACGCCCCCGGGTGCTGAGTCAGGAGGACTACGAGAACGCGCCGTACATCGTCGCCAACGAAGAAGCCCATATCCTCACCACCGATCAGCAACTGGTCTACGGGCGTCGATTCAATGACGGCCTGGAGACGGGTCAGCAGTACATCATCGCCCGGCCCACCCTGGTGTACCGCAGCGTACCGGACGGCTGGCTGTGGCAGAAGGACAAGCGCCGGTCGAAGACCAACACCTGGGAAGCAGCCGATCAGTACCGCAGCAACTGGCGCGAGTGGATTGCCAATCGTGGCGAAGACGTGCTCGGCTATGAGGTCGAGGAAGTCGGCAACGCCACGGTCACCCGCGTCGGTGATCCGGCCACGCTGTACGTGACCTACGGCGACAGGGAAATCCGCCGCGGAGATCTCCTGCTGCCGGTGGAAGAATCGCCCTTGCCGATGAACTTCTATCCGCATGCCCCGGCGTCGGTGCCGGCCGATGCGCGGGTCATCGGCATCAGCGGCGACTACGATCATGCCGGTCCATCCGATGTACTGGCGATCTCGGCAGGCGCCCGCGAGGGTGTGGAGGTCGGTGAGGTCTATTCGATCTACCAGCCCGGTGAAACCGTGCAGGACGAGACCAGCTATCCGAAGGGCACGCTGCGCGAGTTCTTCAACCCGCGCGACAAGAAGGTCACGCTGCCCGACGAGTTTGTCGGTCACGTCATGATCTTCCGCACCTTCGACCGCATCAGCTACGGTCTGGTGATGAACGGCGTGCGGCCGGTGAACCTGGGTGCCGTCCTGAAGGAACCGACCGAGCTCTGA